A stretch of the Octopus bimaculoides isolate UCB-OBI-ISO-001 chromosome 8, ASM119413v2, whole genome shotgun sequence genome encodes the following:
- the LOC106867360 gene encoding uncharacterized protein LOC106867360 isoform X2, which translates to MIRVKPGFLNTDLTTTLASLLKNKKISSHKTVGFIKFRSSDIKEVKPQKYGTIRLEFTYFGRNTQYVGRSKSEEFRKEHYTAKKTKSLKSRLESNLTYQLQRQREIIQNRIKLSEFSEYDKIKSIRLINANLSHFHCSEPINLRDVLDTGDSPKEKLASVFKPTATTVQKTIKSQPILQRPKHTRETKGKGKDPQHDESLFNQTYLQPISSHNMSFKILGSIIRHEDKQKTLGYKVRMSKLFLSDKLLNKTHNMLEKTVLDAELRPKHKSVDLPTETKIVESVGSTISYSKWKNFSELVYGIVGSQELLRTLLNSHPECPKTKYKKLHARLSERGKLDRIFRRRGRTRCLKWMKHQTLKADDEMMDEKDETEEIFEIYKASNILSTQHNIKEIQIIQEKLLESLGRFVVRQELLCFSNGFSTIRTLVFIRPSLFMEVYF; encoded by the exons ATGATACGTGTAAAGCCTGGCTTTCTGAATACCGATTTGACCACGACATTAGCAAGTTTattgaagaacaaaaaaatatcaagTCATAAAACTGTTGGCTTTATTAAATTTAGATCAAGCGATATTAAGGAAGTGAAGCCACAG aaatatggaaCAATACGTTTAGAATTTACATATTTTGGCAGAAATACCCAATACGTCGGAAGGAGTAAATCAGAAGAATTTAGAAAAGAGCATTACACAGCGAAAAAAACCAAAAGTTTAAAATCTAGGCTGGAAAGTAACCTCACATATCAGCTACAAAGACAGCGAGAAATTATacagaatagaataaaattaagTGAATTTTCGGAATACGATAAAATTAAATCAATCAGATTAATTAATGCTAATCTCTCACATTTTCATTGTTCTGAGCCAATTAACCTTCGAGATGTTTTAGACACTGGTGATTCACCAAAGGAAAAATTGGCATCAGTTTTCAAGCCAACTGCTACTACTGTTCAGAAGACCATCAAAAGTCAACCAATTCTTCAGCGTCCAAAGCATACCCGTGAAACGAAGGGCAAGGGTAAAGACCCACAACACGATGAAAGCTTGTTTAATCAAACATATTTACAACCAATAAGTAGCCACAATATGTCTTTTAAAATTCTAG gAAGCATAATTCGACACGAGGATAAACAAAAGACTCTTGGCTATAAAGTACGAATGTCTAAACTATTTCTTAGTGATAAACTCCTTAATAAAACCCATAACATGTTAGAGAAGACTGTCTTAGATGCTGAGCTGAGACCCAAACACAAATCTGTTGATCTTCCAACGGAAACTAAGATTGTTGAAAGTGTGGGCTCCACCATCAGCTATAGCAAGTGGAAAAACTTTTCTGAACTGGTTTATGGCATCGTAGGCAGTCAAGAACTCCTTCGTACATTACTAAACAGTCATCCAGAGTgtccaaaaacgaaatacaaaaaACT GCATGCTAGACTCAGCGAACGTGGAAAATTGGACAGAATATTTAGGAGAAGAGGCCGAACTAGATGCTTAAAATGGATGAAACATCAAACTCTAAAGgcagatgatgaaatgatggaTGAAAAAGATGAAACAGAGGAGATCTTTGAGATTTATAAAGCATCAAACATTCTGTCAACACAACATAATATTAAGGAAATTCAGATTATCCAGGAAAAATTACTGGAGTCCCTCGGACGCTTCGTTGTCCGGCAGGAACTGTTGTGTTTCAGCAATGGGTTTAGTACTATAAGAACGCTTGTTTTCATCAGACCATCTCTTTTCATGGAAGTGTACTTTTGA
- the LOC106867360 gene encoding uncharacterized protein LOC106867360 isoform X1 has translation MNNTQRFLYTQATRPLISGCVEKSEKDPKIIDYKNVFLRPTFKESIVCEAYDMKIPAYTVEVDSDSFWKFLYSNQWKDCCMIRVKPGFLNTDLTTTLASLLKNKKISSHKTVGFIKFRSSDIKEVKPQKYGTIRLEFTYFGRNTQYVGRSKSEEFRKEHYTAKKTKSLKSRLESNLTYQLQRQREIIQNRIKLSEFSEYDKIKSIRLINANLSHFHCSEPINLRDVLDTGDSPKEKLASVFKPTATTVQKTIKSQPILQRPKHTRETKGKGKDPQHDESLFNQTYLQPISSHNMSFKILGSIIRHEDKQKTLGYKVRMSKLFLSDKLLNKTHNMLEKTVLDAELRPKHKSVDLPTETKIVESVGSTISYSKWKNFSELVYGIVGSQELLRTLLNSHPECPKTKYKKLHARLSERGKLDRIFRRRGRTRCLKWMKHQTLKADDEMMDEKDETEEIFEIYKASNILSTQHNIKEIQIIQEKLLESLGRFVVRQELLCFSNGFSTIRTLVFIRPSLFMEVYF, from the exons ATGAATAACACACAACGTTTCCTTTATACACAAGCAACTCGCCCGCTAATTTCAGGCTGTGTAGAAAAATCTGAGAAAGACCCTAAAATAATCGACTACAAAAATGTTTTCCTACGTCCAACATTCAAGGAAAGTATTGTGTGTGAAGCATATGACATGAAAATTCCAGCTTATACTGTAGAGGTTGATTCAG ATAGTTTCTGGAAATTCTTATATTCTAACCAATGGAAAGATTGCTGTATGATACGTGTAAAGCCTGGCTTTCTGAATACCGATTTGACCACGACATTAGCAAGTTTattgaagaacaaaaaaatatcaagTCATAAAACTGTTGGCTTTATTAAATTTAGATCAAGCGATATTAAGGAAGTGAAGCCACAG aaatatggaaCAATACGTTTAGAATTTACATATTTTGGCAGAAATACCCAATACGTCGGAAGGAGTAAATCAGAAGAATTTAGAAAAGAGCATTACACAGCGAAAAAAACCAAAAGTTTAAAATCTAGGCTGGAAAGTAACCTCACATATCAGCTACAAAGACAGCGAGAAATTATacagaatagaataaaattaagTGAATTTTCGGAATACGATAAAATTAAATCAATCAGATTAATTAATGCTAATCTCTCACATTTTCATTGTTCTGAGCCAATTAACCTTCGAGATGTTTTAGACACTGGTGATTCACCAAAGGAAAAATTGGCATCAGTTTTCAAGCCAACTGCTACTACTGTTCAGAAGACCATCAAAAGTCAACCAATTCTTCAGCGTCCAAAGCATACCCGTGAAACGAAGGGCAAGGGTAAAGACCCACAACACGATGAAAGCTTGTTTAATCAAACATATTTACAACCAATAAGTAGCCACAATATGTCTTTTAAAATTCTAG gAAGCATAATTCGACACGAGGATAAACAAAAGACTCTTGGCTATAAAGTACGAATGTCTAAACTATTTCTTAGTGATAAACTCCTTAATAAAACCCATAACATGTTAGAGAAGACTGTCTTAGATGCTGAGCTGAGACCCAAACACAAATCTGTTGATCTTCCAACGGAAACTAAGATTGTTGAAAGTGTGGGCTCCACCATCAGCTATAGCAAGTGGAAAAACTTTTCTGAACTGGTTTATGGCATCGTAGGCAGTCAAGAACTCCTTCGTACATTACTAAACAGTCATCCAGAGTgtccaaaaacgaaatacaaaaaACT GCATGCTAGACTCAGCGAACGTGGAAAATTGGACAGAATATTTAGGAGAAGAGGCCGAACTAGATGCTTAAAATGGATGAAACATCAAACTCTAAAGgcagatgatgaaatgatggaTGAAAAAGATGAAACAGAGGAGATCTTTGAGATTTATAAAGCATCAAACATTCTGTCAACACAACATAATATTAAGGAAATTCAGATTATCCAGGAAAAATTACTGGAGTCCCTCGGACGCTTCGTTGTCCGGCAGGAACTGTTGTGTTTCAGCAATGGGTTTAGTACTATAAGAACGCTTGTTTTCATCAGACCATCTCTTTTCATGGAAGTGTACTTTTGA